A window of Actinomadura viridis genomic DNA:
CGCTCGATCCGGTCCCTGACCCGGGTCTCGGCCTCCAGCACCGCGTCCTCGCCCACCGGGCCGAGGTCGTTGCGGGCGATGTAGTCGCCGATGGTGTTGGGCAGCACGAAGTAGCCGTCGGCCAGGCCCTGCATCAGCGCGGACGCGCCGAGTCGGTTGGCGCCGTGGTCGGAGAAGTTGGCCTCGCCGATCACGAACAGGCCCGGGACGTTGGACTGCAGGTCGTAGTCCACCCACAGGCCGCCCATCGTGTAGTGCACGGCGGGGTAGATGCGCATCGGCGTCTCGTAGGGGTTCTCCCCGGTGATCCGCTCGTACATCTCGAAGAGGTTGCCGTACTTGGCCTCGACGGTCTTGCGGCCCAGCCGCTCGATCGCGTCGGCGAAGTCCAGGTAGACGCCCAGCCCGCCGGGGCCGACGCCGCGTCCCTCGTCGCAGACGTTCTTGGCGGCGCGGGAGGCGATGTCCCGCGGGACCAGGTTGCCGAACGAGGGGTAGATGCGCTCCAGGTAGTAGTCGCGCTCGTCCTCGGGGATGTCGTACGGCCTGCGCGTGTCGCCGGTCTTCTTCGGCACCCACACGCGGCCGTCGTTGCGCAGCGACTCCGACATCAGCGTCAGCTTGGACTGGTGGTCGCCGCTGACCGGGATGCAGGTGGGGTGGATCTGGGTGTAGCAGGGGTTGGCGAAGTAGGCGCCGTGCCGGTGGGCGCGCCAGGAGGCGGTGACGTTGGACCCCATGGCGTTGGTGGACAGGAAGTACACGTTGCCGTAGCCGCCGCTGGCCAGCACCACCGCGTCCGCCGTGTGCCGCTTGACCTCACCGGTGATCAGGTCGCGGACGATCACGCCGCGGGCCCGGCCGTCCTCCATGATCAGGTCGAGCATCTCGTGCCGCGGGTACAGCTCCACGTTCCCGGCGTCCACCTGGCGCATCAGGGCCTGGTAGGCGCCCAGCAGCAGCTGCTGCCCGGTCTGGCCGCGGGCGTAGAAGGTGCGGGAGACCTGGGTGCCGCCGAACGACCGGTTGTCCAGCAGCCCGCCGTACTCGCGGGCGAACGGGACGCCCTGCGCGACGCACTGGTCGATGATCTGGGTGGAGATCTCGGCGAGCCGGTGCACGTTGGACTCGCGGGCCCGGAAGTCGCCGCCCTTGACCGTGTCGTAGAACAGCCGGTGCACGCTGTCGCCGTCGTTGCGGTAGTTCTTGGCGGCGTTGATCCCGCCCTGCGCGGCGATCGAGTGGGCGCGGCGCGGGCTGTCCTGGAAGCAGAACTGGACGACGTGGTAGCCGGCCTCGCCCAGGGTGGCGCCGGCCGAGCCGCCGGCCAGTCCGGTGCCGATGATGATGATCTTCTTCTTGCGCTTGTTGGCCGGGTTGACCAGCTTCGCCTCGAACTTGCGGGTGGTCCAGCGGTCCGCGATCGGCCCGGCGGGGGCCTTGCCGTCGGCGATCGGGTCGCCGGGCCGGTAGAAGCTCTCGGTCATGTTCAGCTCACCCATCCGAAGGTGACGGCGACGGGCACGGCCAGGAACCCGACGGTGATCAGGGCGCCGGTCGCGCCGGCCAGCCCGCGCAGCGCCCGCTCGTTGCGCGGGGTGCGCAGGCCGAGGGACTGGAACGCGCTCCAGATCCCGTGCCGCAGGTGCAGGCCGGCCAGCAGGACGGCCACGACGTAGAAGAGGGTCACGTACCAGCGCGAGGGGTCGAAGCCCTCGACGACCCGCTCGTACGGGGTGGCGTCCCGGCCGGCGGGGTTGACCAGCAGGAACGTCATGTCCAGCAGGTGCCAGATCACGAACAGCGCGATGATCACGCCGCCGTACCGCATCGTGCGGGTGGCGTAGCCCTGCGCGTGCGACTTCTTCTTCGCCTGGTACTTCACCGGGCGGGCCTGGGAGGCGCGGCGGGCCAGCGACACCGCCGACCACATGTGCAGCAGGATCGCCACGACCAGCACGATCTCGGTGACGGTCAGCACCGTGCGGTACGGCACCGCGGGCTCGCCGACCGTGCGCAGCCAGTGCGCGTAGTGGTCGAAGCTCTCGGCGCCGAAGAAGATCTTGAGGTTGCCGACCATGTGCCCGGCCAGGAACAGCACCAGCACGCCGCCGCTGACCGCCATGACCGCCTTCTTGCCGACGGTCGACCGGTAGATCGCAGGTATCGCTATAGCCACGTTCGCACGGTAGGTCCGCCCGCCTCCGGCGGGCCAAGTCATCGGCGCACTCGTTTCCATAGCCCGGGGCTATGGGCAAAGCGGTTCAGGCGTTCCGGACGCGCGCCGCGCCGTCCGGGGTGAGCGACCTCACAGGGAGATCAGGAACTTCACGCGCCCGTCCGGGAGAGCAGCAGTACGGCCAGGTCGTCGGTGAGCGCGTCACCGTTCAGGCGCTCCACCTCGCCGACGAGGCCGTCGATCAGCCCACGGCCCGCGGCCCCGCCGCGGCGCGCCGCGCGGGCCAGCTCCACCAGCCCCTCGGTGCCCAGCCGCGCCGAGCCGTCGCCGACCCGCCCCTCGATGAGCCCGTCGGTGTAGAGCATCAGGCTCCAGGACTCGCCGAGGTCGATCTCGGTGGTCGGCCACTCGGCCCCCGGCACCAGGCCCAGCGCGGGCCCGTGCGCGTACTCGGGCAGCGCGGTCACCTCGCCGCCGCCCGCGCCGTCCTCGCGGAACAGCAGCGGCGGCGGGTGGCCGGCCAGGTGCATCCGGGCGGTGCGCAGCGACGGCGCGATCGTCACCATGCACAGCGTGGTGAAGATCTCCTCGCTGCGCCGCTCGTGCCCCAGGACGGTGTCGAGGGTGCCGAGCAGCCGCTCGCCGGTGTGCCCGGCCAGCACGAGGGTGCGCCAGGCCATCCGCAGCTGGACGCCGAGCGCGGCCTCGTCGGGCCCGTGCCCGCACACGTCCCCGATCATCAGGTGGACGGTGCCGCCCTCGGTCTGCACGGTGTCGTAGAAGTCGCCGCCCAGCAGCGCCCGGCGGCGTCCCGGCCGGTAGCGGGTGTGGTGCCGCAGCGCCGGCTCGTCGATCAGCGGGACGGGCAGCAGGCCGCGCTCCAGCCGCGCGTTCTCCCGGCCCAGGATCCGCGCCTCCACCAGCCGCCGCTCGGTCTCCTCGGCCCGCTTGCGCTCGATCGAGTAACGGATCGCCCGGGCCAGCAGCGGGCCGTCCACCTGCTGCTTGACCAGGTAGTCCTCGGCGCCCGCCGCGACCGCCCGCACGCCCAGGTCGGCGTCGTCGAAGCCGGTGAGGACGACGACGGCGGCGTTCTGGGACATCGACAGGACCTCGCGCAGCTCCTCCATCTGGTCGTGGTCGTCGGGGGCGGACAGGTCGACGATGATGCACTGGGTGCGGCGGGACAGCCGGCGCCGGGCCGCCCGGAGGTCCTCGGCGACCGTCATCTGGATCTCCATGCCGCTCTCGGCGAGCATCTCCTCGACCAGGAAGACGTCGGAGGGATCGTCGTCGATCAGCAGCAGCTCGATCCGGTCCCCGGTCCCCAGGGAGGCGGCATGTGACTGGTGGCTGATGGTGCTCACAGGGCTTCCGGAGTGTCGGGCGGGCGGCACTGGCAGCGGGCCGGATCTCCACCGGTCCCGGCGGCGGGCACGCCGATCGCCGGAGGTCGACACCGGACCGCGCCGGGGCAGCGGCGTCTGCCTAGCCGCCTGGATCCCGGCTCACGGAGCGGAGAAGCATCGCTCCGGTACCCTCGGACCCTATCGTCTCCGGTCGCCGTCGCGCACCTCCCCTTCGGCGGCGGACCGCCCGTAATGCCCGCCGGGGCACCACCGGAAGCGGTACGGGAAAACCTGTCGAACTTCCGCGGACGGGCTGCCTATCGTTCGGTCCGTGAAGTCGTTACCGGTCGAAGATCCTGGGACTCCGGACCATCGATCACCGGCGCGCTACCTCTTCTGGCTGGCCCGTACGCAGGCGCGCACCCTGGCCGGCGGCGCGGTCCTCGGCGTGGTCTGGATGCTCAGCCAGGCGCTGATGCCCGCCGTCATCGGCCGTGCCATCGACGACGGCGTGGCGGCCCGGGACGGCCGGGCGCTGCTGCTGTGGGCGGGGGCGTTGCTGGTGCTGGGCGTCGTGCAGGCCGCCAGCGGGATCGCCCGGCACCGGTTCGCGGTGACGAACTGGCTGGCCGCCGCGTACCGGACCGTCCAGGTGGTGACGCGGCAGGCGACCCGGCTGGGCGCCACCCTGCCCCGCAGGCTCAGCGCCGGCGAGGTCGTCAGCGTGGGCGTCGCGGACGTCTCCCACCTCGGCGGGGCGATGGACATCGTGGGCCGCGGCTCGGGTGCGGTGGTGGCCATCGTGGCGGTCGCCGCGATCCTCCTCGCCGCCTCGCCGCCGCTGGGACTGATCGTGCTGGTCGGGGTGCCGGTGATCCTGGTGCTGGCGGCGCCGCTGCTGAAGCCGTTCCGCGAACGGGAGGAGGGCCACCGCGAGCTGGTCGGCGAGCTCACCACCCACGCCACCGACCTGGTGGCCGGCCTGCGGGTGCTGCGCGGCATCGGCGGCGAACGGCTGTTCTTCGAGCGGTACCGGGACGAGTCGCAGCGCGTCCGGGAGGCGGGCGTGCGGGTGGCGCGCGCCGAGTCGAGGCTGAGCGGCGCGGAGGTCCTCCTGCCCGGCCTCCTGGTCGCCCTGGTCACCTGGGTCGGCGCCCGCTTCGCCGCGCAGGGGACGATCAGCGCGGGCCAGCTGGTGGCCTTCTACGGCTACGCGGTCTTCCTCATCCACCCGCTGAAGACCGTGGGCGAGGCCGCCGGCAAGATCACCAAGGCGTACGTGGCCGCCGGGCGGGTGGTCGCGGTGCTGCGGCTGCGGCCCGAGGTGGCCCTGGAGGGCACGTCCCGTCCCGCCGGGGGCGGCGAGCTGGTGGACGCGGCCTCCGGCGTGGTCGTCCGGCCCGGCCGGCTCACCGCGATCGCGGCGGCGGACCCCCGCGACGCCCAGGCGATCGCCGACCGGCTCGGCCGGTACGCCGACGGGGAGGTGACCTACGGCGGCACGCCGCTGCGCGACATCGCCGGCGTACGGGAGCTGATCCTGGTGGCCGTCAACGAGGACCGGCTGTTCTCCGGGCCCCTCGCCGAGAGCCTCGCTCCGCCGCGGGCCGAGGAAGGCGCGCCGGGGCAGGCGCCGGAGGAGTCGCTGGAGCGGGTGCTCGACCGGGCCCTGGAGACGGCCGCCGCCGAGGACATCGTGGCCGCGGCCGGCCGGGACGCCCACGTCGCCGAGGCGGGACGGGAGTTCTCCGGCGGTCAGCAGCAGCGGCTGCGGCTGGCGCGGGCGCTGGCCGCCGACCCCGAGGTGCTGGTGCTGGTGGAGCCGACCAGCGCGGTCGACGCCCACACCGAGGCGCGGATCGCCGGCCGGCTCGGCGAGGGGCGCCGGGGCCGCACCACGGTCGTGTGCACCACCAGCCCGCTGATGCTGGACCGGGCCGATCACGTGGTGTACGTCGAGAACGGCGCGGTGGCCGCCCAGGGCCGTCACCGGGACCTGCTGGCGTCCGAGCCCCGCTACGCCGCCGCCGTCACCCGCGGCGAGGCGTCCGACCCCGCACCCGGTCGCGCGGAGGACAGCGCGCCCGACCGCGCACAGGACCGCGCGCAGGACCGCGCGCAGGAGACCAGAGGGGACGCCGAGCCCGCCGCCCACCCCTGACCCGTGACCCGTGACCCGCCGGGGTCACGCGGTATCCGAGCGACCGAGTGACGAGCGAGAGGACGGGCCCGGTCATGAGTGCCGAGATCCTGCCGGTGGCGACCCCGCGGCGGGTACGGGCGTACGCGCGCCGGCTGCTGCTGCGGCACCCGCGCGCGCTGCTCGCCGCGCTGGCGCTGCACGGGCTGGCGGCCGTCGCCGGGCTGGTCACCCCCAGGCTGCTCGGCGACCTGGTGGAGGGCGTGAGCCGCGGTGAGGCGGGCATCGACACCGCGGGCGCGGCCATCGCGGCGTTCGTGATCGCCCAGGGCGTCCTGGTCCGGTACGCCTACCTCGCCTCGGCGCGGCTGGGGGAACGGGTGCTCGCCGAGCTGCGCGAGGGGTTCGTGAACCGGGTGCTGGCCCTGCCGCTGAGCACGGTGGAACGGGCCGGTACGGGCGACCTGGTGAGCCGTTCGTCCCGCGACGTGGACACCCTGGCCACCAGCGTCCGGTACGCGGCGCCCGAGGTGCTGGTGGGCCTGGTCGCCGTCGTCCTGACCGCCGGGGCGCTGCTGCTGAACGGTCCGCTGGTGGCGCTGCCCTCCCTGGTCTCCGTGCCGCTGGTGTGGGGCGTGATGAAGTGGTACCTGCCCCGCGCCCACGCCGGTTACCTGCGCGAGGACGCCTCCTGGGCGGTCCTGACCGACGGCCTGGCCGAGACGGTGCAGGGCGCCCGGACGGTCGAGGCGTTGCGGCTGGCCGAACGCCGGCACCGGCGCACCGACGCCGACATCGCCGCGTCCTACGCCGTCGAGCGTTACACGCTGCGGCTGCGCACGGTGATGTCCCCGGTGGTCGAGCTGAGCTACGTGCTGCCGGTGGCCTCGACCCTTGTGGTGGGCGGGTTCCTCTACATGCACGACCTGGCCTCGCTGGCGCAGGTGACGGCGGCCACGCTGTACACGCAGCAGCTCATGGGGCCGCTGGACATGCTGCTGGCCTGGCTGGACGAACTGCAGCTCGGCGGTGCGTCGCTGGCGCGCCTGCTGGGCGTCGGCGACGCGGGCCCGGACGACCCGGACGGCACCGGCCCGGACGGCAAGCGCCCGGAGAACGCGGGTCCGGGGAACGCGGGTCCGGACGGCGCGCCGCCCGCCGTGCCCGCCGTGCCCGCGGCGCGCGGGCGGCAGCGGCTGGCCGCACGCGACGTCCGCTACGCCTACCGGCCCGGCCGGGACGTGCTGCACGGCGTGGACCTGGAGCTGCGCCCCGGCGAGCGGCTGGCCGTCGTGGGCCCGAGCGGCGCCGGCAAGTCCACGCTGGGGCGCCTTCTGGCCGGGATCGACGGCCCGCGTACCGGCGCGGTCACCGTCGGCCCCGCCGACCCCCAGGAGACGCCCGGGGCCGCGGGGTCCGGGGCGGTGCCGCTCGCGGGCCTCCCGCTGGACGAGCTGCGCGGTCACGTCGCCCTGCTCACCCAGGAGCAGCACGTCTTCCGCGCCACCGTCCGGGAGAACCTGGTGATGGCGCGCCCGGACGCGACCGACGCGGACGTCGAGGCGGCGCTGCGGGCGGTCGACTGGGACGGCCCGGGGCCGGACGCGCGCGTCGGCTCCGGCGGCGAGACGCTCACGCCCGCGCAGGCCCAGCAGCTCGCGCTGGCCCGCCTCATCCTGGCCGACCCGCACACCCTCGTCCTGGACGAGGCGACCTCGCTGCTGGACCCGCGCGCCGCGCGCCGCCTGGAACGCTCGCTCGCGGCCGTGCTCGACGGCCGCACGGTGGTCGCGATCGCGCACCGGCTGCACACCGCGCACGACGCCGACCGGGTCGCGGTGGTCGAGGGCGGCCGGATCACCGAGCTGGGCACCCACGAGCAGCTGATCGCGGCGAACGGGTCGTACGCCGCGCTCTGGTGGTCCTGGCACGGCGGGGAGCCGGCCGGCCCCGGACCCGCCGGCGCCGGCCCGGCGGGCTCCGCACCCGCCGGCCCCGGCCCGGCCGGTCCAACCGCGGCCGGCCCCGCCGGCGCGCCGTCTAACGGCCGGTGAGCGCGTTCTTGAGGAACGCCACCTGGAAGTGGAGGAGGTTCTCCGCGACGACCTCCTGCGGGGTCATGTGGGTGACCCCGGAGAGGGGGAGGACGGTGTGGTGGCGGCCCGCGGCCAGCAGCGCCGACGACAGGCGCAGCGTGTGGGCCGCCACCACGTTGTCGTCGGCCAGGCCGTGGATCAGCAGCAGGGGCCGCTCGAGCCTGCCCGCGTCCTCGATGAGCGAGTTGGCGGTGTAGTTCTCCGGCTCCTCGGTCGGGTGGCCCAGGTAGCGCTCGGTGTAGTGGGTGTCGTACAGCCGCCAGTCGGTGACCGGAGCCCCCGCGACGCCCGCGTGGAACACGTCCGGGCGGCGCAGCACCGCCAGCGCCGCCAGCCAGCCGCCGAACGACCAGCCGCGGATGCCCACCCGGCCCAGGTCGAGCGCCCCCGGGTGCCGCCGCGCGGCCTCCTCCAGCGCGGCGACCTGGTCCTCCAGCACGGGGCCCGTGAAGTCGCCGCGCACCGCGCGCTCCCAGGCCGGGCCGCGCGAGGGCGTCCCGCGGCCGTCGGCGACGACCACGGCGAAGCCCTGGTCGGCCAGCCACTGGGCCTCGTTGTAGGCGCGGCGCACGGCCAGCACCCGCTGGGCGTGCGGGCCGCCGTAGGGGTCCATCAGCACCGGCAGCGGGCCGTCGCCCGGCTCCCAGCCGGTGGGCAGGACCACCGCGGTGCGGATCTCCCGCTCCCCGGCGCGCAGCAGCTCGACCCG
This region includes:
- a CDS encoding fumarate reductase/succinate dehydrogenase flavoprotein subunit, with the translated sequence MTESFYRPGDPIADGKAPAGPIADRWTTRKFEAKLVNPANKRKKKIIIIGTGLAGGSAGATLGEAGYHVVQFCFQDSPRRAHSIAAQGGINAAKNYRNDGDSVHRLFYDTVKGGDFRARESNVHRLAEISTQIIDQCVAQGVPFAREYGGLLDNRSFGGTQVSRTFYARGQTGQQLLLGAYQALMRQVDAGNVELYPRHEMLDLIMEDGRARGVIVRDLITGEVKRHTADAVVLASGGYGNVYFLSTNAMGSNVTASWRAHRHGAYFANPCYTQIHPTCIPVSGDHQSKLTLMSESLRNDGRVWVPKKTGDTRRPYDIPEDERDYYLERIYPSFGNLVPRDIASRAAKNVCDEGRGVGPGGLGVYLDFADAIERLGRKTVEAKYGNLFEMYERITGENPYETPMRIYPAVHYTMGGLWVDYDLQSNVPGLFVIGEANFSDHGANRLGASALMQGLADGYFVLPNTIGDYIARNDLGPVGEDAVLEAETRVRDRIERLLSIDGDRSVDSFHRELGHIMWEYCGMERSEEGLRKALELIPALRAEFWTRVKVTGRGEELNQQLEKAGRVADFLELAELMVIDALHRTESCGGHFRAESQDEDGEAKRDDEHFAYVAAWEWAGEGAQPVLHKEALEFEYVKPSQRSYK
- a CDS encoding succinate dehydrogenase cytochrome b subunit; translation: MAIAIPAIYRSTVGKKAVMAVSGGVLVLFLAGHMVGNLKIFFGAESFDHYAHWLRTVGEPAVPYRTVLTVTEIVLVVAILLHMWSAVSLARRASQARPVKYQAKKKSHAQGYATRTMRYGGVIIALFVIWHLLDMTFLLVNPAGRDATPYERVVEGFDPSRWYVTLFYVVAVLLAGLHLRHGIWSAFQSLGLRTPRNERALRGLAGATGALITVGFLAVPVAVTFGWVS
- a CDS encoding PP2C family protein-serine/threonine phosphatase — translated: MSTISHQSHAASLGTGDRIELLLIDDDPSDVFLVEEMLAESGMEIQMTVAEDLRAARRRLSRRTQCIIVDLSAPDDHDQMEELREVLSMSQNAAVVVLTGFDDADLGVRAVAAGAEDYLVKQQVDGPLLARAIRYSIERKRAEETERRLVEARILGRENARLERGLLPVPLIDEPALRHHTRYRPGRRRALLGGDFYDTVQTEGGTVHLMIGDVCGHGPDEAALGVQLRMAWRTLVLAGHTGERLLGTLDTVLGHERRSEEIFTTLCMVTIAPSLRTARMHLAGHPPPLLFREDGAGGGEVTALPEYAHGPALGLVPGAEWPTTEIDLGESWSLMLYTDGLIEGRVGDGSARLGTEGLVELARAARRGGAAGRGLIDGLVGEVERLNGDALTDDLAVLLLSRTGA
- a CDS encoding ABC transporter transmembrane domain-containing protein, which produces MKSLPVEDPGTPDHRSPARYLFWLARTQARTLAGGAVLGVVWMLSQALMPAVIGRAIDDGVAARDGRALLLWAGALLVLGVVQAASGIARHRFAVTNWLAAAYRTVQVVTRQATRLGATLPRRLSAGEVVSVGVADVSHLGGAMDIVGRGSGAVVAIVAVAAILLAASPPLGLIVLVGVPVILVLAAPLLKPFREREEGHRELVGELTTHATDLVAGLRVLRGIGGERLFFERYRDESQRVREAGVRVARAESRLSGAEVLLPGLLVALVTWVGARFAAQGTISAGQLVAFYGYAVFLIHPLKTVGEAAGKITKAYVAAGRVVAVLRLRPEVALEGTSRPAGGGELVDAASGVVVRPGRLTAIAAADPRDAQAIADRLGRYADGEVTYGGTPLRDIAGVRELILVAVNEDRLFSGPLAESLAPPRAEEGAPGQAPEESLERVLDRALETAAAEDIVAAAGRDAHVAEAGREFSGGQQQRLRLARALAADPEVLVLVEPTSAVDAHTEARIAGRLGEGRRGRTTVVCTTSPLMLDRADHVVYVENGAVAAQGRHRDLLASEPRYAAAVTRGEASDPAPGRAEDSAPDRAQDRAQDRAQETRGDAEPAAHP
- a CDS encoding ABC transporter ATP-binding protein gives rise to the protein MSAEILPVATPRRVRAYARRLLLRHPRALLAALALHGLAAVAGLVTPRLLGDLVEGVSRGEAGIDTAGAAIAAFVIAQGVLVRYAYLASARLGERVLAELREGFVNRVLALPLSTVERAGTGDLVSRSSRDVDTLATSVRYAAPEVLVGLVAVVLTAGALLLNGPLVALPSLVSVPLVWGVMKWYLPRAHAGYLREDASWAVLTDGLAETVQGARTVEALRLAERRHRRTDADIAASYAVERYTLRLRTVMSPVVELSYVLPVASTLVVGGFLYMHDLASLAQVTAATLYTQQLMGPLDMLLAWLDELQLGGASLARLLGVGDAGPDDPDGTGPDGKRPENAGPGNAGPDGAPPAVPAVPAARGRQRLAARDVRYAYRPGRDVLHGVDLELRPGERLAVVGPSGAGKSTLGRLLAGIDGPRTGAVTVGPADPQETPGAAGSGAVPLAGLPLDELRGHVALLTQEQHVFRATVRENLVMARPDATDADVEAALRAVDWDGPGPDARVGSGGETLTPAQAQQLALARLILADPHTLVLDEATSLLDPRAARRLERSLAAVLDGRTVVAIAHRLHTAHDADRVAVVEGGRITELGTHEQLIAANGSYAALWWSWHGGEPAGPGPAGAGPAGSAPAGPGPAGPTAAGPAGAPSNGR